A window of Sodalis praecaptivus genomic DNA:
TATCGGCGCCCGCCGTTTGCACACCGTCCTGGAGCGTTTAATGGAAGATATTTCCTATGACGCCAGCGAGTGGAACGGTAAAACTATTTCTATTGATGCAGATTATGTTCGCAGTCACCTGGATGAGTTAGTATCTGATGAAGATTTGAGCCGCTTTATCCTGTAACCCATCTCAGGGTAATCGACATCCGCAACGGGAGGCTCAGGCCTCCCGTTTTTTTTGGCGTTCCCGCCACCGTAGAGAAGAGTGCAAACATGAGCGACACAGCCACACTCAGCCCGACAAAAGCCTGGATGATCAGCCTGCGGCTACGCACCCTGCCGCTGGCGCTGGCCTCCATTGTAACCGGTTCGGCGATAGCCGGCTGGCAGGGACAATTCCGGCCGGTGGTGGCGCTGCTGGCGCTATTAACCGCTTCCATGCTGCAAATTCTCTCCAATCTGGCCAACGATTATGGCGATGCGGTGAAAGGCAGCGACGACCGCGGCCGGATTGGTCCCCTGCGCGGTATGCAACTGGGCCTGATTTCCCGCGAGCAGATGAAATTCGCGCTGCTGCTGGCGGTGGCATTATCGCTGCTGTCGGGCGCGCTATTGATTTTCGTGGCCTGCAACACCGCGGCGGACGTGCTCGGCTTTTTGTGTCTGGGCGTCTTGTCGATCATCGCCGCTATCACCTATACCGTCGGCACCCGCCCCTATGGCTATATGGGGCTCGGCGATTTGTCGGTGCTGATTTTCTTCGGCTGGCTGAGCGTGGGGGGAAGCTATTACCTGCAAACCGGCGCCTTTCACGCCGTGGTGATCTTGCCCGCCACCGCCTGCGGCTTGCTGGCCGCGGCGGTGCTGAATATTAATAATTTGCGCGATATCGAAAGCGATCGTCAAAACGGCAAAAATACCCTGGCGGTACGCCTGGGACCGCAACGGGCGCGTTATTATCACGTTTGCCTGCTGGCCGGCGCCGTGTTGTGCCTAGCGATTTTTGCGCTGCTGGAGCTGCATAATCTCACCGGTTGGCTGTTTTTGCTCGCGGTCCCGGCGCTGTATATGCAGGCGCGCTATGTCCTGCACGAAACGGATCCGTCCGGTATCAGACCGATGCTGGAGAAAACCGTGAAATGCGTGTTGATCGTGAATATTCTGTTCGCGCTGGGCTTGCTGCTGGCCTAACGCCGCCGCTTTTCTGACGTGCGTCAAGTTCGCCTTTGATGACTTTGGCAACTCTGCCGAGAACGCGATATACTTGCGACTCCAGTGGCAAACCGACGTAAATCCTATGAAATACGATACCTCAGAATTATGTGACATTTATCAGGAAAACGTGAACGTTGTTGAGCCTCTTTTCACTAATTTTGGCGGCAGAACCTCTTTCGGCGGTCAAATAACGACCGTGAAGTGTTTTGAGGATAACGGATTGCTCTACGAGCTGCTGGAAGAAAACGGCCGCGGCCGCGTCCTGCTGGTGGACGGCGGCGGATCGGTACGACGGGCGCTCATTGATGCCGAACTAGGCAATCTGGCCGTACAGAACGAGTGGGAAGGGATCGTGGTTTACGGTGCGGTGCGCCAGGTGGACGACCTGGAAGAGCTGGATCTTGGCATTCAGGCTATGGCCGCCACCCCCGCTGGCGCCGCCGGCGAAGGGATTGGCGAAAGCGATATCCGGGTAAATTTCGGCGGCGTCACTTTCTTTTCCGGCGATCATCTCTATGCCGACAATACCGGGGTCATCCTGTCCGAAGACGCGCTAGATTTGGAATAACGTCAGCGGCTCCACGCGCGCCGTCGTCAATAGCCGGGCCGGCGTCCTATCTCGGCCCGGCGTGGTGATCTCTGGGCAACGCCCGATGTCGGCGAGTGGCTCAGCGGAGATCACCGCCGAAGTACGTCAGGTCAGGATGCACAGCGCCGCTGCCCGGACGCGCAAGGCGATGCACGCACCGCCCGCAGGGAAACCCTAGGGTGTTCAAACCTCATCCATTTTGCTCAACAGGCCGCGCAAGCGCTCTTGCCACACATGCTGCTCCTGCTTTAGCTGCTCGTTTTCATTTACCAGCGACTCACGGTTGCTCTGCGCCTGCTGCACTTCCTGGCTCAGGCTGGTGTTCTTTTCTTTTAGCTCCTCGATTTCCATCTGCAAAAGCGTGATGGTATCAATAGCCTGCTGGACTTTCGCTTCCAGTTTCTCAAATACTTCAAATGCCATTTGTTTCCCCTTAAAGACACAAGGCGTCTTGGTCAGTGGTCGCTACACACCCTTGTGTAACTCGAAAAAGCCGACCGCCCAGGCGTGTTGCCGCTGCCTTTTGCCGTGACTGATACCGGATTTTAAGTAGCCTGCCTGCCCGTGTCCATACACATTGTCTCAATTAGGACATTAGCCCCCCGCCTATGCCGCCGGTTCGCCCCGCGGCGGGAAAACCGGCCATGGCGACTTCTTGCTTCCGGCCGACGGCGGCGCGTGCGTTTTCCTTTGAGAGGGAAACGCGGCAAAAAAATTAAGGTACTTAGCGGCGTAAGAAATGGGTGTTTAGGAACCAATTTTTAAGCGAATACGCGC
This region includes:
- a CDS encoding 1,4-dihydroxy-2-naphthoate polyprenyltransferase, giving the protein MSDTATLSPTKAWMISLRLRTLPLALASIVTGSAIAGWQGQFRPVVALLALLTASMLQILSNLANDYGDAVKGSDDRGRIGPLRGMQLGLISREQMKFALLLAVALSLLSGALLIFVACNTAADVLGFLCLGVLSIIAAITYTVGTRPYGYMGLGDLSVLIFFGWLSVGGSYYLQTGAFHAVVILPATACGLLAAAVLNINNLRDIESDRQNGKNTLAVRLGPQRARYYHVCLLAGAVLCLAIFALLELHNLTGWLFLLAVPALYMQARYVLHETDPSGIRPMLEKTVKCVLIVNILFALGLLLA
- the rraA gene encoding ribonuclease E activity regulator RraA; the encoded protein is MKYDTSELCDIYQENVNVVEPLFTNFGGRTSFGGQITTVKCFEDNGLLYELLEENGRGRVLLVDGGGSVRRALIDAELGNLAVQNEWEGIVVYGAVRQVDDLEELDLGIQAMAATPAGAAGEGIGESDIRVNFGGVTFFSGDHLYADNTGVILSEDALDLE
- the zapB gene encoding cell division protein ZapB translates to MAFEVFEKLEAKVQQAIDTITLLQMEIEELKEKNTSLSQEVQQAQSNRESLVNENEQLKQEQHVWQERLRGLLSKMDEV